One window of Chionomys nivalis chromosome 18, mChiNiv1.1, whole genome shotgun sequence genomic DNA carries:
- the Lrif1 gene encoding ligand-dependent nuclear receptor-interacting factor 1 isoform X1 — MSNILQSALLKAAEEKSGSGSHCVSGCMYQVVQTIGTDGKSLLQLLPISKSSGNLTPVVQSPVVFDALKGNTGTPVQVTFQTQISSSSTSAPVQLPIFQPANATKYFLTRTVDTSGKGSVTSVGTGSLTPPVSNVESHGVKIDGLTMQTFAIPPSTQNYSSYFVVNTPSLPMNMNSSILPSGHHLQIPVNMNSSILPSGYHLQIPAYAEVKTTPATTLSPSVHQKICGTATTSTSGIDESSQIPRVFYISPVNSVQNIVTENLQDIYPKQVTLNTSNIPVNVATQTELKGGQHSQATQVTWNFQENLQPAIPSLVPVKSSNGASKIIKTVIGREVIGDNIKSTHLLTTIRSRRTQYIRVPFKDNALVMLNEKVYLMTKEGLPSQNDQQNSVSSDTPLRKDCSQVVSSSPGTEIPKEVNSSLIESKSLELETKSLSNSQLASMASLRAEKNEKVERPSFSMTNSHTLNQSCNCLKQNQTVFTNPVFPDGFRTGQNTPRKENLIQSVEKICSSVDAATVTSQQCVFRDQESQTQSEMASMLKKDTQERNNKKYSQGSNTKASYLKSDAEFIKLFGLTKDLRVCLTRIPDHLGSRKGFDSFNNMVKNNSYRDADIVMKEEEVKQHSFPKKRKAKTVKKMDYTKRRKIKRASDAVVNGTDDASSQLLSILPTPDIPQHNIVTSTAREDKRTEVENCSYEKQEKGTLSSSTSCEQSYFNRSYTEDIFLITPPELEETIRDEKIRRLKQNLREKEAALEEMRKKMHQNQ, encoded by the exons tGTTTCAGGCTGCATGTACCAAGTAGTTCAGACGATTGGCACGGATGGAAAAAGTCTTCTGCAGTTACTTCCAATTTCCAAATCTTCTGGAAATCTTACCCCGGTAGTTCAATCTCCAGTGGTATTTGATGCTTTGAAAGGGAATACAGGAACACCAGTTCAAGTTACTTTTCAAACTCAGATTTCCAGCTCCTCTACGAGTGCACCAGTTCAATTACCCATTTTTCAGCCAGCCAATGCTACAAAGTATTTTCTTACAAGAACAGTAGATACATCAGGAAAAGGTAGCGTTACTTCTGTGGGGACTGGAAGTCTTACGCCACCAGTTTCTAATGTTGAGAGTCATGGTGTGAAAATTGATGGACTCACCATGCAAACATTTGCTATTCCTCCCTCAACACAGAATTACTCATCTTACTTTGTAGTCAATACCCCAAGTCTTCCAATGAATATGAATTCTTCAATTTTGCCTTCTGGGCATCATTTACAGATTCCTGTGAATATGAATTCTTCGATTTTACCTTCCGGGTATCATTTACAGATTCCAGCCTATGCTGAAGTGAAAACTACACCTGCAACCACCTTGTCTCCTTCAGTTCATCAAAAGATATGTGGAACTGCAACTACAAGCACCTCAGGAATAGATGAGTCCTCCCAAATACCAAGAGTTTTTTATATATCTCCTGTAAATTCAGTGCAAAATATAGTTACTGAGAACTTGCAGGATATTTACCCCAAACAAGTGACATTAAATACCTCGAACATTCCAGTGAACGTTGCTACACAGACAGAGTTAAAAGGTGGTCAGCACTCTCAGGCTACTCAAGTGACATGGAATTTTCAAGAGAATCTACAGCCTGCTATTCCATCCCTTGTTCCTGTTAAGTCATCAAATGGGGCATCAAAGATTATAAAAACTGTTATAGGTAGAGAAGTGATAGGAGATAATATTAAAAGTACACATCTGTTGACAACCATCAGGTCTCGAAGGACACAATACATACGTGTGCCTTTTAAAGATAATGCATTGGTAATGCTTAATGAGAAAGTCTATCTGATGACTAAAGAGGGTCTGCCATCACAAAATGACCAACAGAATTCTGTTTCTTCTGATACTCCTCTAAGAAAAGATTGTTCACAGGTAGTAAGTTCAAGTCCAGGCACAGAAATACCCAAAGAGGTAAATAGTTCTTTGATTGAAAGTAAATCTTTGGAATTGGAGACAAAATCACTTTCAAATTCCCAGCTTGCTTCCATGGCCAGTCTAAGAGCAGAGAAGAATGAAAAAGTGGAGAGACCATCATTTTCTATGACAAACTCACATACTTTGAACCAATCCTGTAACTGCCTTAAACAGAACCAGACTGTGTTTACAAACCCAGTTTTTCCAGATGGATTTAGGACAGGACAGAATACccccagaaaagaaaatctcatccAGAGCGTAGAGAAAATATGTTCCTCTGTCGATGCAGCAACTGTTACTTCACAACAGTGTGTTTTCAGAGACCAAGAATCACAG ACCCAGTCTGAGATGGCATCCATGTTAAAAAAGGATacccaagaaagaaataacaagaaatatTCTCAAGGAAGCAACACAAAAGCGTCATATCTGAAGAGTGATGCTGAATTTATAAAGCTCTTTGGTCTTACTAAAGATTTGAGAGTTTGTCTTACTCGAATTCCTGACCATCTGGGCTCTAGAAAAGGTTTTGATTCCTTTAATAATATGGTGAAGAATAATTCTTACAGAGATGCAGATATTGTGATGAAGGAAGAAGAAGTAAAACAG CACAGCTTtcctaagaaaagaaaagcaaaaaccgTTAAGAAGATGGATtacacaaaaaggagaaaaataaagagggCTAGTGACGCGGTCGTGAATGGAACTGATGATGCCAGTTCCCAACTCCTTAGTATTTTACCAACACCAGACATACCGCAACATAACATTGTCACAAGCACAGCCAGGGAAGACAAGAGAACTGAGGTAGAAAACTGCTCCTATGAGAAGCAGGAAAAAGGCACATTAAGTTCAAGTACATCTTGTGAACAAAGTTATTTTAATAGAAGCTATACTGAAGATATTTTTCTAATAACACCACCAGAATTAGAAGAAACCATTAGAGATGAAAAAATTAGAAGACTTAAGCAGAatctgagagagaaagaagcagctCTTGAAGAAATGCGTAAGAAGATGCACCAAAACCAGTAA
- the Lrif1 gene encoding ligand-dependent nuclear receptor-interacting factor 1 isoform X2 — MYQVVQTIGTDGKSLLQLLPISKSSGNLTPVVQSPVVFDALKGNTGTPVQVTFQTQISSSSTSAPVQLPIFQPANATKYFLTRTVDTSGKGSVTSVGTGSLTPPVSNVESHGVKIDGLTMQTFAIPPSTQNYSSYFVVNTPSLPMNMNSSILPSGHHLQIPVNMNSSILPSGYHLQIPAYAEVKTTPATTLSPSVHQKICGTATTSTSGIDESSQIPRVFYISPVNSVQNIVTENLQDIYPKQVTLNTSNIPVNVATQTELKGGQHSQATQVTWNFQENLQPAIPSLVPVKSSNGASKIIKTVIGREVIGDNIKSTHLLTTIRSRRTQYIRVPFKDNALVMLNEKVYLMTKEGLPSQNDQQNSVSSDTPLRKDCSQVVSSSPGTEIPKEVNSSLIESKSLELETKSLSNSQLASMASLRAEKNEKVERPSFSMTNSHTLNQSCNCLKQNQTVFTNPVFPDGFRTGQNTPRKENLIQSVEKICSSVDAATVTSQQCVFRDQESQTQSEMASMLKKDTQERNNKKYSQGSNTKASYLKSDAEFIKLFGLTKDLRVCLTRIPDHLGSRKGFDSFNNMVKNNSYRDADIVMKEEEVKQHSFPKKRKAKTVKKMDYTKRRKIKRASDAVVNGTDDASSQLLSILPTPDIPQHNIVTSTAREDKRTEVENCSYEKQEKGTLSSSTSCEQSYFNRSYTEDIFLITPPELEETIRDEKIRRLKQNLREKEAALEEMRKKMHQNQ, encoded by the exons ATGTACCAAGTAGTTCAGACGATTGGCACGGATGGAAAAAGTCTTCTGCAGTTACTTCCAATTTCCAAATCTTCTGGAAATCTTACCCCGGTAGTTCAATCTCCAGTGGTATTTGATGCTTTGAAAGGGAATACAGGAACACCAGTTCAAGTTACTTTTCAAACTCAGATTTCCAGCTCCTCTACGAGTGCACCAGTTCAATTACCCATTTTTCAGCCAGCCAATGCTACAAAGTATTTTCTTACAAGAACAGTAGATACATCAGGAAAAGGTAGCGTTACTTCTGTGGGGACTGGAAGTCTTACGCCACCAGTTTCTAATGTTGAGAGTCATGGTGTGAAAATTGATGGACTCACCATGCAAACATTTGCTATTCCTCCCTCAACACAGAATTACTCATCTTACTTTGTAGTCAATACCCCAAGTCTTCCAATGAATATGAATTCTTCAATTTTGCCTTCTGGGCATCATTTACAGATTCCTGTGAATATGAATTCTTCGATTTTACCTTCCGGGTATCATTTACAGATTCCAGCCTATGCTGAAGTGAAAACTACACCTGCAACCACCTTGTCTCCTTCAGTTCATCAAAAGATATGTGGAACTGCAACTACAAGCACCTCAGGAATAGATGAGTCCTCCCAAATACCAAGAGTTTTTTATATATCTCCTGTAAATTCAGTGCAAAATATAGTTACTGAGAACTTGCAGGATATTTACCCCAAACAAGTGACATTAAATACCTCGAACATTCCAGTGAACGTTGCTACACAGACAGAGTTAAAAGGTGGTCAGCACTCTCAGGCTACTCAAGTGACATGGAATTTTCAAGAGAATCTACAGCCTGCTATTCCATCCCTTGTTCCTGTTAAGTCATCAAATGGGGCATCAAAGATTATAAAAACTGTTATAGGTAGAGAAGTGATAGGAGATAATATTAAAAGTACACATCTGTTGACAACCATCAGGTCTCGAAGGACACAATACATACGTGTGCCTTTTAAAGATAATGCATTGGTAATGCTTAATGAGAAAGTCTATCTGATGACTAAAGAGGGTCTGCCATCACAAAATGACCAACAGAATTCTGTTTCTTCTGATACTCCTCTAAGAAAAGATTGTTCACAGGTAGTAAGTTCAAGTCCAGGCACAGAAATACCCAAAGAGGTAAATAGTTCTTTGATTGAAAGTAAATCTTTGGAATTGGAGACAAAATCACTTTCAAATTCCCAGCTTGCTTCCATGGCCAGTCTAAGAGCAGAGAAGAATGAAAAAGTGGAGAGACCATCATTTTCTATGACAAACTCACATACTTTGAACCAATCCTGTAACTGCCTTAAACAGAACCAGACTGTGTTTACAAACCCAGTTTTTCCAGATGGATTTAGGACAGGACAGAATACccccagaaaagaaaatctcatccAGAGCGTAGAGAAAATATGTTCCTCTGTCGATGCAGCAACTGTTACTTCACAACAGTGTGTTTTCAGAGACCAAGAATCACAG ACCCAGTCTGAGATGGCATCCATGTTAAAAAAGGATacccaagaaagaaataacaagaaatatTCTCAAGGAAGCAACACAAAAGCGTCATATCTGAAGAGTGATGCTGAATTTATAAAGCTCTTTGGTCTTACTAAAGATTTGAGAGTTTGTCTTACTCGAATTCCTGACCATCTGGGCTCTAGAAAAGGTTTTGATTCCTTTAATAATATGGTGAAGAATAATTCTTACAGAGATGCAGATATTGTGATGAAGGAAGAAGAAGTAAAACAG CACAGCTTtcctaagaaaagaaaagcaaaaaccgTTAAGAAGATGGATtacacaaaaaggagaaaaataaagagggCTAGTGACGCGGTCGTGAATGGAACTGATGATGCCAGTTCCCAACTCCTTAGTATTTTACCAACACCAGACATACCGCAACATAACATTGTCACAAGCACAGCCAGGGAAGACAAGAGAACTGAGGTAGAAAACTGCTCCTATGAGAAGCAGGAAAAAGGCACATTAAGTTCAAGTACATCTTGTGAACAAAGTTATTTTAATAGAAGCTATACTGAAGATATTTTTCTAATAACACCACCAGAATTAGAAGAAACCATTAGAGATGAAAAAATTAGAAGACTTAAGCAGAatctgagagagaaagaagcagctCTTGAAGAAATGCGTAAGAAGATGCACCAAAACCAGTAA
- the Lrif1 gene encoding ligand-dependent nuclear receptor-interacting factor 1 isoform X3, producing the protein MAGGTRARSRADKARQTQSEMASMLKKDTQERNNKKYSQGSNTKASYLKSDAEFIKLFGLTKDLRVCLTRIPDHLGSRKGFDSFNNMVKNNSYRDADIVMKEEEVKQHSFPKKRKAKTVKKMDYTKRRKIKRASDAVVNGTDDASSQLLSILPTPDIPQHNIVTSTAREDKRTEVENCSYEKQEKGTLSSSTSCEQSYFNRSYTEDIFLITPPELEETIRDEKIRRLKQNLREKEAALEEMRKKMHQNQ; encoded by the exons ACCCAGTCTGAGATGGCATCCATGTTAAAAAAGGATacccaagaaagaaataacaagaaatatTCTCAAGGAAGCAACACAAAAGCGTCATATCTGAAGAGTGATGCTGAATTTATAAAGCTCTTTGGTCTTACTAAAGATTTGAGAGTTTGTCTTACTCGAATTCCTGACCATCTGGGCTCTAGAAAAGGTTTTGATTCCTTTAATAATATGGTGAAGAATAATTCTTACAGAGATGCAGATATTGTGATGAAGGAAGAAGAAGTAAAACAG CACAGCTTtcctaagaaaagaaaagcaaaaaccgTTAAGAAGATGGATtacacaaaaaggagaaaaataaagagggCTAGTGACGCGGTCGTGAATGGAACTGATGATGCCAGTTCCCAACTCCTTAGTATTTTACCAACACCAGACATACCGCAACATAACATTGTCACAAGCACAGCCAGGGAAGACAAGAGAACTGAGGTAGAAAACTGCTCCTATGAGAAGCAGGAAAAAGGCACATTAAGTTCAAGTACATCTTGTGAACAAAGTTATTTTAATAGAAGCTATACTGAAGATATTTTTCTAATAACACCACCAGAATTAGAAGAAACCATTAGAGATGAAAAAATTAGAAGACTTAAGCAGAatctgagagagaaagaagcagctCTTGAAGAAATGCGTAAGAAGATGCACCAAAACCAGTAA
- the Lrif1 gene encoding ligand-dependent nuclear receptor-interacting factor 1 isoform X4, with amino-acid sequence MASMLKKDTQERNNKKYSQGSNTKASYLKSDAEFIKLFGLTKDLRVCLTRIPDHLGSRKGFDSFNNMVKNNSYRDADIVMKEEEVKQHSFPKKRKAKTVKKMDYTKRRKIKRASDAVVNGTDDASSQLLSILPTPDIPQHNIVTSTAREDKRTEVENCSYEKQEKGTLSSSTSCEQSYFNRSYTEDIFLITPPELEETIRDEKIRRLKQNLREKEAALEEMRKKMHQNQ; translated from the exons ATGGCATCCATGTTAAAAAAGGATacccaagaaagaaataacaagaaatatTCTCAAGGAAGCAACACAAAAGCGTCATATCTGAAGAGTGATGCTGAATTTATAAAGCTCTTTGGTCTTACTAAAGATTTGAGAGTTTGTCTTACTCGAATTCCTGACCATCTGGGCTCTAGAAAAGGTTTTGATTCCTTTAATAATATGGTGAAGAATAATTCTTACAGAGATGCAGATATTGTGATGAAGGAAGAAGAAGTAAAACAG CACAGCTTtcctaagaaaagaaaagcaaaaaccgTTAAGAAGATGGATtacacaaaaaggagaaaaataaagagggCTAGTGACGCGGTCGTGAATGGAACTGATGATGCCAGTTCCCAACTCCTTAGTATTTTACCAACACCAGACATACCGCAACATAACATTGTCACAAGCACAGCCAGGGAAGACAAGAGAACTGAGGTAGAAAACTGCTCCTATGAGAAGCAGGAAAAAGGCACATTAAGTTCAAGTACATCTTGTGAACAAAGTTATTTTAATAGAAGCTATACTGAAGATATTTTTCTAATAACACCACCAGAATTAGAAGAAACCATTAGAGATGAAAAAATTAGAAGACTTAAGCAGAatctgagagagaaagaagcagctCTTGAAGAAATGCGTAAGAAGATGCACCAAAACCAGTAA